Proteins encoded together in one Pseudoalteromonas xiamenensis window:
- the neuC gene encoding UDP-N-acetylglucosamine 2-epimerase: MTVQVDSRPKIMLVTTSRAEFGLFYWLIKALQDSTLFNFQLIVTGNHLSVEQGYTLKEIEQEGIKITEIVEIMFSGVSDTAKTKSSAHGMLSFADVFSRHRPDLLIIMGDRYELLGIASAAALMSVPIAHFSGGEITQGVIDDVIRHTITKLSHFHFVSNKKHAQRVRQLGEAPDRIFNVGEPGLEHLKKTPMMNISELSQSIGFELSESFALFTFHPVVQELGLTPEMQLSRILDVLETESKLQYLITFPNFDIGGEVLLEQLKAFEERNRDRVKLVSSLGFRRYLSALHLCKLVIGNSSSGLVEAPCFGKVTLNIGSRQSGRLKGRNVIDCGFDPREIRIKLKLAMNDDYQEIAKTAENPYGDGNTVSKVVNVLRNTKFPIEGIKRFHDLEDKDE, translated from the coding sequence ATGACCGTACAAGTTGATTCGAGACCAAAGATAATGTTGGTTACAACATCTAGAGCTGAATTTGGCCTGTTTTATTGGCTTATAAAGGCACTACAGGACTCTACTTTATTTAATTTTCAATTGATTGTCACGGGAAATCACCTTTCGGTAGAGCAAGGATACACGCTTAAAGAAATCGAGCAAGAAGGAATTAAAATAACAGAAATAGTTGAAATTATGTTTTCTGGTGTTTCAGATACAGCTAAAACGAAATCATCAGCCCATGGTATGCTAAGTTTTGCAGATGTATTTTCTCGACATCGCCCTGATTTATTAATCATTATGGGTGATCGCTATGAATTGCTTGGTATAGCTTCTGCTGCAGCTCTTATGTCTGTACCAATAGCTCACTTTTCAGGTGGTGAAATTACACAGGGTGTGATTGATGATGTAATCCGACATACAATAACCAAACTATCTCATTTTCACTTCGTATCAAACAAAAAGCACGCACAAAGAGTTCGGCAACTAGGAGAAGCGCCAGACCGAATTTTTAACGTTGGTGAGCCGGGACTAGAGCATTTAAAAAAAACCCCGATGATGAACATTTCCGAATTGAGCCAAAGTATTGGATTCGAGTTAAGCGAATCTTTCGCGCTCTTTACTTTCCATCCGGTCGTGCAAGAACTAGGCTTGACTCCAGAAATGCAATTATCACGAATATTAGATGTTCTTGAAACTGAGAGTAAACTTCAATATTTGATTACATTTCCTAATTTTGACATTGGTGGAGAGGTACTTCTTGAACAACTGAAAGCGTTTGAAGAAAGAAACAGAGATAGGGTTAAACTTGTGTCCTCTTTAGGTTTCAGACGTTATTTGTCGGCTCTTCATTTGTGTAAACTTGTCATTGGAAACTCTTCCAGTGGATTAGTTGAAGCTCCTTGTTTTGGAAAAGTAACTTTGAATATCGGTTCTCGGCAATCTGGGAGATTAAAAGGACGTAATGTTATTGACTGCGGATTTGATCCTCGAGAAATAAGAATAAAGCTTAAACTGGCAATGAACGATGATTATCAAGAAATTGCAAAAACTGCCGAAAACCCTTATGGAGACGGGAATACGGTAAGCAAAGTTGTCAATGTTTTGAGGAATACCAAATTCCCCATTGAAGGTATAAAAAGGTTTCATGACCTCGAGGATAAAGATGAATAA
- the neuB gene encoding N-acetylneuraminate synthase, translated as MNKTLIIAEAGVNHNGSFDMAKQLVDIAAQSGADYIKFQIFKSESVICKTAEKAQYQKETTGQSESQLEMVKKLELSFEQHRQLKAYCSHKNIKYLCTPFDLESLAFLLELGLDTIKIPSGEITNYFLLDEIAKHEINVILSTGMSTLDEIKQAINLLNQHGRISNLTVLHCNTQYPTPFGDVNLAALSLLHEELLCDIGYSDHTAGTEVAVAAVALGAKIIEKHFTLSRLLPGPDHQASLEPEELSRMVKEIRHIELALGSKTKKVTQSEADNIDIARKFLVAARDIKAGTVFCIEDFVAKRTGVGGINPMHVFEVIGKVAKNSYLADQPISLREVD; from the coding sequence ATGAATAAAACCCTAATTATTGCAGAAGCTGGTGTTAATCATAATGGTAGCTTTGATATGGCGAAACAGTTAGTTGATATCGCGGCTCAAAGCGGTGCTGATTATATTAAGTTCCAAATTTTCAAATCGGAATCTGTGATATGCAAAACAGCGGAAAAGGCTCAGTACCAGAAGGAAACCACAGGCCAGTCAGAGTCTCAGTTAGAGATGGTGAAAAAGTTAGAGCTTTCATTTGAACAACATAGACAACTGAAGGCCTATTGCTCTCATAAAAATATTAAATATTTATGTACACCATTTGATTTGGAAAGCTTAGCATTTTTACTTGAGCTCGGTTTAGACACCATAAAAATCCCATCAGGTGAAATTACAAACTATTTCTTATTAGATGAAATCGCGAAACATGAGATTAATGTTATTTTGTCGACAGGGATGTCTACTCTTGACGAAATAAAGCAAGCCATTAATCTTTTAAATCAACATGGTAGAATTTCGAATCTTACAGTTTTACATTGTAACACTCAGTACCCAACCCCGTTTGGAGACGTCAATTTGGCGGCGCTCAGTCTATTACACGAAGAGTTGTTATGCGATATAGGATACTCTGACCATACTGCTGGTACGGAAGTTGCGGTTGCTGCGGTGGCACTCGGTGCAAAAATAATTGAGAAGCACTTTACATTATCTCGCTTACTGCCAGGACCTGACCACCAAGCGTCTCTAGAACCTGAAGAATTGTCAAGAATGGTTAAAGAAATTCGACATATTGAATTAGCTCTCGGCTCTAAAACTAAAAAAGTTACTCAAAGTGAAGCCGATAATATTGATATAGCAAGAAAGTTCTTGGTAGCTGCTCGTGATATAAAAGCTGGCACTGTGTTTTGTATAGAAGACTTCGTCGCAAAACGGACTGGTGTGGGTGGTATAAATCCGATGCATGTCTTCGAGGTAATAGGAAAAGTTGCAAAAAATAGCTATCTTGCGGATCAGCCAATTTCTTTAAGGGAGGTTGATTAG
- a CDS encoding class I SAM-dependent methyltransferase, whose product MAWDSTWEDVFTSQEWGKYPGEDVIRFIARNFYHVAERKDIKILEVGSGTGANLWFIAREGFSVFAIEGSPTAVNKAIQRLDLEVPEWVGEIRCGDFTKLPYSDCSFDAVIDVEAITHNPFDDAVNIYSEIHRVLKPRGKLYSRTFAKGTLGDETGKVLSHNCYLPEVGPIAGKGLTRFTDESEIPALLKLFSKIDFGDISRTENKQLITKEWCITATK is encoded by the coding sequence ATGGCATGGGATAGTACATGGGAAGATGTTTTTACATCGCAAGAATGGGGAAAGTATCCAGGCGAAGACGTGATACGATTTATTGCAAGGAATTTCTACCACGTTGCAGAGCGTAAAGATATAAAGATATTGGAGGTCGGTAGTGGGACTGGAGCTAACCTTTGGTTTATAGCAAGAGAAGGGTTCAGCGTGTTCGCAATCGAAGGTTCACCGACCGCAGTCAATAAAGCAATTCAGCGTCTAGATCTTGAGGTACCTGAGTGGGTCGGAGAAATTCGATGCGGTGATTTCACGAAATTACCTTATAGCGATTGTTCTTTTGATGCAGTAATAGATGTAGAGGCTATAACGCATAATCCTTTTGACGACGCTGTTAATATATATTCGGAAATTCATCGAGTTCTGAAACCTAGAGGAAAACTATATTCGCGTACATTTGCTAAAGGAACGCTCGGAGATGAAACTGGTAAAGTGCTCAGCCACAATTGCTACTTGCCAGAAGTCGGTCCTATTGCAGGTAAGGGGTTAACACGTTTTACTGATGAGAGTGAGATCCCTGCATTGTTAAAACTGTTCTCGAAAATTGATTTTGGTGATATTAGCAGGACGGAAAATAAGCAGCTAATTACCAAAGAATGGTGTATTACAGCGACGAAATAA
- a CDS encoding nucleotidyltransferase family protein translates to MKAAWQNSILSVPATMQEAIDALNNSSYKLVCLVDFQGILKGVITDGDIRRAIVAGKTINTPVDDFMCSTPITFTVKTTAYQKRRLFNQHKLLYIPVINETGQVVDIEISTSGGIQEKTNTVFLMAGGFGTRLRPLTEQCPKPLLKVGTKPILETIIESFSNSGFQNFTISVHYLADQIKTHFKDGQDFGVNLNYIEESSPLGTGGALSLLPKQNEAVILMNGDLLTKVDFRELLSYHESENAKITMCVREYEFQVPYGVINSVENKVTSIVEKPIEKYFVNAGIYVISPDVINRLIQGQPIDMPDLINNCLKKDEKVTLFPIHEYWLDIGRMADFERAQLDFIQNF, encoded by the coding sequence ATGAAAGCAGCTTGGCAAAATTCAATATTATCTGTACCCGCAACTATGCAGGAAGCAATTGATGCATTGAACAATTCAAGTTATAAATTAGTTTGTTTAGTTGACTTTCAAGGAATTCTCAAAGGGGTTATTACAGACGGTGATATTCGAAGAGCGATAGTCGCTGGTAAGACAATTAATACCCCAGTCGATGACTTTATGTGCAGTACACCGATTACATTTACTGTAAAGACAACTGCATATCAAAAGAGACGACTGTTTAATCAACATAAACTGCTCTATATTCCTGTTATTAATGAAACTGGTCAAGTCGTCGATATTGAAATTTCAACTTCAGGCGGTATTCAAGAAAAGACAAATACAGTATTCTTGATGGCTGGAGGATTTGGAACTCGTCTACGTCCATTAACTGAACAATGCCCCAAACCTCTTTTGAAAGTTGGCACCAAGCCGATTTTAGAAACTATTATCGAAAGTTTTTCAAATTCAGGTTTCCAAAACTTTACCATTTCGGTTCACTATCTGGCTGACCAAATTAAGACCCATTTTAAAGATGGTCAAGATTTTGGCGTTAATTTAAATTACATTGAAGAGTCAAGCCCCTTAGGTACGGGGGGCGCTTTGAGTCTATTACCTAAGCAGAATGAAGCAGTAATATTAATGAATGGTGACTTGCTAACTAAAGTCGATTTTAGAGAATTGTTGAGCTATCACGAGTCAGAAAACGCTAAAATTACTATGTGTGTTAGAGAGTATGAATTTCAAGTGCCGTATGGTGTGATCAATTCTGTAGAAAATAAAGTCACCTCTATCGTAGAGAAACCAATTGAAAAATATTTTGTAAACGCAGGTATTTACGTTATATCGCCAGATGTCATTAATCGACTAATACAAGGGCAACCTATAGATATGCCAGACCTAATAAATAATTGTTTGAAAAAAGATGAAAAGGTGACACTTTTTCCAATACATGAATATTGGCTTGATATAGGAAGAATGGCAGATTTCGAACGCGCTCAACTCGACTTCATTCAAAATTTCTAG
- a CDS encoding Gfo/Idh/MocA family protein yields the protein MNILVFGYGNIAIRHIRNLLELTQVKHIDIVRATLAPILEDFKVTTSVFSDVHSVIDSKKFHLALICSPTTFHFEHLEMCFKRNIPCLVEKPISLTEKQSCKLLKLHRENPVPVLLGYDIRFTKGYAKISSILREQQVGEIWKLMVQVGQYLPSWRTGKDYRKSVSAQKSLGGGVLRELSHEIDYLIGLFEIQPEQMFSILINNNLLDMDCENYAQIIGNAKIAGQNSTCGFYISLDMLSYIPKRKLLIQSDKLDIEWDLLAQSILVSDGRLQSTISVEESTNQPYVNMMQLFLSKIEKSDLSNHALEQGNAVMQFIEEIERGHM from the coding sequence GTGAATATTTTAGTCTTTGGATATGGCAATATAGCAATTCGACATATCAGAAATTTACTTGAACTGACACAAGTCAAGCATATCGATATTGTAAGAGCAACTTTAGCCCCGATTTTAGAAGATTTTAAAGTAACGACTTCAGTTTTTAGTGATGTTCATAGTGTAATAGATTCTAAAAAATTTCATCTTGCATTGATTTGTTCTCCAACTACTTTTCATTTTGAACATTTAGAAATGTGTTTTAAACGAAATATCCCATGTTTAGTTGAAAAACCTATTTCGCTAACAGAAAAACAGAGTTGTAAACTATTAAAGTTACATAGAGAAAACCCAGTACCTGTGCTTCTTGGATATGATATTCGATTTACAAAGGGCTATGCCAAAATTTCATCAATTCTTCGAGAACAGCAAGTAGGTGAAATTTGGAAGCTTATGGTCCAAGTCGGACAGTATTTACCTAGCTGGAGAACTGGAAAGGATTATCGTAAATCTGTCTCTGCGCAAAAAAGTCTTGGTGGTGGAGTTTTACGTGAATTAAGTCACGAAATTGATTATTTAATCGGTTTGTTTGAAATTCAACCCGAACAGATGTTCAGTATATTGATCAATAATAATTTATTGGATATGGACTGTGAAAATTATGCACAGATTATTGGAAATGCGAAAATTGCAGGCCAAAATTCAACCTGCGGATTTTATATATCTCTTGATATGCTTTCTTATATTCCAAAACGTAAGCTGTTAATTCAAAGTGATAAATTGGATATTGAATGGGATTTACTTGCGCAGTCTATCCTAGTAAGTGATGGTCGATTGCAGTCAACGATTTCAGTTGAAGAAAGTACAAATCAGCCTTATGTGAATATGATGCAGCTTTTTCTATCTAAAATCGAAAAAAGTGATCTCTCAAATCATGCCTTGGAACAAGGAAATGCGGTGATGCAATTCATTGAGGAAATTGAACGTGGTCATATGTAA
- a CDS encoding acylneuraminate cytidylyltransferase family protein translates to MVICKNKKIFALVFARGGSKGLPGKNIKELNGKPLLAYSIELAKKIPNVCHVFVSTDDEKIAKVALQYGACVIDRPAELASDTASEWDAWQHAVQYLKKHYDMHDNDEFLSLPCTSPLREFQDIIELIRVFENQKPDLALCITDANRSPYFNMVKLNQAHCLELVCDAGSFVRRQDVPKTYDVTTVGYITTAKFIECGTGVLSGNTTGAIVPRENAVDIDTEFDFNFANFLISQRKVNNENF, encoded by the coding sequence GTGGTCATATGTAAAAATAAAAAGATCTTTGCACTTGTTTTTGCTAGAGGTGGTTCTAAAGGATTGCCCGGAAAAAATATTAAAGAACTTAATGGAAAGCCCTTACTTGCGTATAGCATAGAACTTGCGAAAAAAATTCCGAATGTATGTCATGTGTTTGTTTCGACAGATGATGAAAAAATAGCAAAAGTTGCACTTCAATATGGCGCATGTGTAATAGACAGACCTGCCGAATTAGCTAGTGACACAGCCAGTGAATGGGATGCATGGCAACACGCAGTTCAATATTTGAAAAAACATTATGATATGCATGATAATGATGAATTCTTGAGTTTGCCATGCACTTCTCCGCTGAGAGAATTTCAAGATATTATCGAATTAATTAGGGTTTTTGAAAATCAAAAGCCCGATTTGGCATTGTGTATCACCGATGCGAATCGAAGCCCTTATTTTAATATGGTGAAGCTAAATCAAGCGCATTGTTTGGAGCTTGTTTGTGATGCTGGTTCATTTGTACGTAGGCAAGATGTACCAAAAACATATGATGTAACGACTGTTGGCTATATAACCACTGCAAAATTCATTGAATGTGGTACGGGGGTGTTATCTGGTAACACCACAGGAGCAATCGTTCCGCGTGAAAATGCTGTTGATATTGACACCGAATTTGACTTCAATTTTGCAAATTTCCTAATTAGTCAGCGTAAGGTAAACAATGAAAACTTTTAG
- a CDS encoding SDR family oxidoreductase, producing the protein MKTFRELQDLTGTWAVITGGAGYVGKAAAETIIELGGNVILLDNDMEKLKVAQTEIVSAKSSNTFLVCCDLSKDKQIEMAISEIAMITEGKVNILINNAAFVGTSDLEGWCVPFQEQSISTFRACLDVNLTAPFVISQKVCALMDNFQHPLKSIINISSIYGVVGPQMDLYAGTNMGNPAAYAASKAGLMQMTRWMAAVVSPKIRVNSIVLGGIERGQPTEFQQRYNSKVPLQRMATEEDLKGAIGYLSSQLSNYMTGQTLSVDGGWTIV; encoded by the coding sequence ATGAAAACTTTTAGAGAATTACAAGACCTAACCGGAACTTGGGCTGTCATTACAGGCGGTGCTGGGTATGTAGGAAAAGCTGCAGCAGAAACCATCATAGAATTGGGTGGTAATGTAATATTGTTAGATAATGACATGGAAAAATTGAAAGTTGCGCAAACGGAAATTGTATCTGCAAAATCAAGTAATACTTTTTTGGTTTGTTGTGATTTGTCAAAAGACAAGCAAATTGAAATGGCGATTTCAGAAATTGCAATGATTACTGAAGGAAAAGTCAATATTCTAATTAACAATGCGGCTTTTGTAGGGACAAGTGACCTTGAAGGCTGGTGTGTCCCGTTTCAAGAACAATCTATATCCACATTCCGCGCATGTCTAGATGTAAACTTGACTGCTCCGTTTGTTATCAGTCAAAAAGTTTGTGCTTTGATGGATAACTTCCAACACCCTTTAAAATCGATTATCAATATTTCTTCGATTTATGGAGTAGTGGGACCGCAAATGGATTTATACGCAGGCACTAATATGGGGAACCCTGCAGCCTATGCAGCTAGCAAAGCTGGTTTGATGCAAATGACAAGATGGATGGCCGCCGTGGTCAGTCCTAAAATTAGAGTGAACAGTATCGTTTTAGGTGGTATAGAAAGAGGTCAACCAACAGAATTCCAACAAAGGTACAACAGTAAAGTACCACTTCAAAGAATGGCAACGGAAGAGGATTTGAAAGGGGCTATAGGTTATTTATCAAGCCAGCTATCAAACTACATGACCGGTCAAACTTTGAGTGTCGACGGAGGGTGGACTATAGTTTAG
- a CDS encoding flagellin N-terminal helical domain-containing protein, protein MKIQNSNPVFDTSLTNKLDKQISSGKRVNSAADDNSALQIINRMNSKQEGYNQAVRNAYDGISLTQTADSALQGVGDAVERIRELSIQAGNGVLTDSDRLALQDEVAQLQSQISETFENTTFGGTKLFSGQTSSFQIGAEAGSSKSAVFTNGSFANGIMNVDISTQTGAQAAIDSVDDIKDSISNERAKFGAFENTLSSTIRALGTQAENVEASKSRISDTDYARVISDRVSNDILQKAKVAINAQASKASTNVLNLL, encoded by the coding sequence ATGAAAATTCAAAATAGTAACCCGGTATTTGATACCTCGTTGACGAACAAATTAGATAAACAGATCAGTTCAGGAAAAAGAGTCAATTCTGCAGCTGATGATAACTCAGCATTGCAAATCATAAACCGTATGAATTCGAAGCAGGAAGGCTACAACCAAGCAGTGAGAAATGCCTATGATGGTATTTCGTTAACTCAAACGGCTGATTCCGCGTTGCAAGGCGTTGGTGATGCGGTTGAGAGAATTAGAGAGTTGTCAATTCAAGCTGGGAATGGTGTATTGACTGATAGTGATAGGTTAGCGCTTCAAGATGAGGTAGCTCAGTTGCAATCTCAAATATCAGAAACATTTGAAAATACTACTTTCGGTGGTACTAAATTATTTTCAGGTCAAACTTCAAGTTTCCAAATTGGTGCGGAAGCAGGGAGTTCTAAGTCAGCAGTTTTTACTAATGGAAGCTTCGCTAATGGTATTATGAATGTTGATATTTCAACACAAACTGGAGCCCAAGCTGCAATAGACTCAGTTGATGATATAAAAGATAGTATAAGTAATGAACGAGCAAAATTTGGTGCTTTTGAAAATACTCTAAGCTCAACAATTAGAGCATTAGGTACTCAAGCTGAGAACGTGGAAGCGAGTAAAAGTCGTATATCAGATACGGATTATGCCAGAGTAATTTCTGATAGAGTATCAAATGATATTTTGCAAAAAGCTAAGGTGGCTATTAACGCCCAAGCAAGCAAGGCATCTACAAACGTTTTAAATTTGTTGTAG
- a CDS encoding sulfotransferase family 2 domain-containing protein — protein sequence MFQSLVSENSDGLKIYLNHLNAKKDSTPVFFYHVEKSGGITFSNTLGFSLQSKNMHAYRIDIDEELERLKIHAPKLSLISTHSKFGVHSELNLTKLRLVTFLREPFARVLSDYTYTCMRASEKPSLEGFGKHFRQPRLHNLMTKQLCPLEYFEGASTQAFENLKANFFAFGTSAHIDAMLDLLITQFDLPNVLTARLNTTTPKYKLVADEFKEEVLELNSDDAKLFELVTKQPRIPTLELPNEFVVDESTILLHEFEKETKSLTSAKMYPTSAVYEAFSRAKASGVKLSIEMLMGK from the coding sequence ATGTTCCAATCGCTTGTATCTGAAAATAGCGATGGTTTGAAAATCTATTTAAATCATTTAAATGCAAAAAAAGACTCTACACCGGTATTTTTTTATCACGTAGAAAAATCAGGTGGAATTACTTTTTCGAATACACTAGGTTTCTCTCTGCAAAGCAAGAATATGCATGCATATAGAATTGACATTGATGAGGAGTTGGAAAGGCTTAAAATTCATGCGCCTAAGTTATCCCTTATTTCGACCCATAGTAAATTCGGTGTTCATTCAGAGTTAAACCTAACCAAATTGAGACTCGTTACTTTTTTACGAGAACCGTTTGCTAGAGTACTTTCAGATTATACTTATACTTGTATGCGAGCATCAGAAAAGCCATCTTTAGAAGGTTTTGGCAAGCATTTCAGACAGCCTCGTTTACATAATTTGATGACTAAACAGTTATGTCCTTTAGAATACTTCGAGGGAGCTTCAACTCAGGCTTTTGAAAACTTAAAAGCGAATTTTTTTGCATTCGGTACGTCAGCACATATCGATGCAATGTTGGATTTACTAATCACTCAGTTCGATTTACCTAATGTACTAACAGCAAGACTAAATACGACTACGCCTAAATATAAATTGGTAGCTGACGAATTCAAAGAGGAAGTTTTAGAGTTAAACTCTGATGACGCTAAACTATTTGAATTAGTTACAAAACAACCACGTATTCCAACTCTCGAATTACCTAATGAGTTTGTAGTTGATGAAAGCACGATTCTTCTTCACGAGTTTGAAAAGGAAACCAAATCATTAACATCGGCAAAAATGTATCCGACTAGTGCTGTGTATGAAGCTTTCAGTAGAGCGAAAGCATCAGGTGTAAAATTGAGTATAGAGATGTTGATGGGAAAATAA
- a CDS encoding sigma-54 dependent transcriptional regulator, with protein sequence MILIIDNNNNRASGLCASLTFVGEKVQLVEENASLPHVKDDQDGTIVILGALNRVDHEQLIKSNPAVPFLLIGETLRPLLSLPNVIGLMAEPFSHEVTNQLLHDCQQYVRLMPGKADKSNAKAFDGLVGETPAVQNVRFLIEQVSKTDANVLILGESGTGKEVVARNVHLLSRRREGPFVPVNCGAIPGELLESELFGHEKGAFTGAISARKGRFELAQGGTLFLDEIGDMPLQMQVKLLRVLQERSYERVGGTKSIQADVRVIAATHRNLEDMIESGKFREDLYYRLNVFPIENPSLSERADDIPLLLKELIRRVSEMSGTSVKFTERAVESLKIHTWPGNIRELSNLVERMVIMFPDKVVDVSDLPRKYQHIEVEAFEPEYPEELLERNAFIDLFSDGFSDYDVDSVDVDEVEASSAIGGYPADMLPDEGIDLKEYLADLEISLITQALERYDYVVARAAEILGVRRTTLVEKMKKYNLGRD encoded by the coding sequence ATGATTTTGATAATAGATAATAATAACAATCGAGCTTCCGGTCTGTGTGCTTCCCTTACCTTTGTTGGGGAAAAAGTGCAGTTGGTTGAAGAAAATGCATCTTTGCCACACGTGAAAGATGATCAGGATGGCACCATCGTCATTCTTGGTGCGCTTAATCGTGTCGATCATGAACAGTTAATCAAATCGAATCCTGCGGTTCCGTTTTTACTGATTGGTGAAACGCTGCGACCTCTTCTAAGCTTACCCAACGTTATTGGTTTAATGGCTGAGCCATTTAGCCATGAAGTTACCAACCAACTTTTGCATGATTGCCAGCAGTACGTTCGTCTAATGCCTGGCAAAGCAGATAAAAGTAACGCTAAAGCATTTGATGGATTAGTGGGTGAAACGCCAGCCGTGCAGAATGTACGTTTCTTGATTGAACAGGTCTCTAAGACTGATGCAAACGTACTTATTCTAGGTGAATCAGGAACAGGTAAAGAAGTGGTTGCCCGTAACGTACATTTATTGTCACGTCGTCGAGAAGGACCATTTGTTCCAGTAAACTGTGGTGCTATTCCTGGTGAGCTTTTAGAAAGTGAATTATTCGGTCATGAGAAAGGAGCCTTCACAGGGGCAATTTCGGCTCGAAAAGGGCGGTTTGAATTGGCCCAAGGTGGTACGTTATTTCTAGATGAAATTGGTGATATGCCGTTGCAAATGCAAGTTAAGTTATTACGCGTATTGCAAGAGCGAAGCTACGAGCGAGTTGGCGGTACAAAATCAATTCAGGCCGATGTTCGTGTTATTGCAGCGACACATCGTAATCTGGAAGACATGATTGAAAGCGGAAAATTCCGTGAAGACTTGTATTATCGACTCAATGTTTTTCCTATTGAAAATCCATCCTTATCTGAACGTGCAGACGACATTCCATTACTTTTGAAAGAGTTGATAAGACGCGTTAGCGAAATGAGTGGTACAAGCGTCAAGTTTACTGAGCGCGCCGTCGAGAGTTTAAAAATCCACACCTGGCCTGGCAACATTCGCGAATTGTCGAACTTAGTTGAACGTATGGTGATTATGTTCCCTGATAAAGTGGTTGATGTATCTGACTTACCTCGGAAATATCAGCATATTGAAGTGGAAGCATTTGAGCCGGAATATCCTGAAGAATTGCTTGAGCGAAATGCCTTCATCGATCTATTCAGTGATGGGTTTAGTGATTATGATGTAGATTCAGTGGATGTGGATGAAGTTGAAGCATCCTCTGCAATCGGCGGTTACCCTGCAGATATGCTACCTGATGAAGGGATTGATCTTAAAGAGTATTTAGCCGATTTAGAAATTAGTCTTATCACGCAAGCGCTTGAGAGATACGACTATGTTGTAGCGAGAGCCGCTGAAATTCTAGGGGTTCGCAGAACAACCCTCGTTGAAAAAATGAAAAAATATAACTTGGGAAGAGATTAA
- a CDS encoding DNA-3-methyladenine glycosylase I encodes MCTRCGWVDETKVDYVAYHDDEWGMPVLEDNKLFEFITLESAQAGLSWYTILKKRSGYRTAFCQFDVDRVAKMTDADVERLLTFEGIVRNKAKIAATINNAKAFKRVQEEFGSFARYQWQFVKFRPLVRTVKSKADYQATSDESDAFAKDLKKRGFKFLGSTTVYAHMQACGMINDHHDDCFKKNEVIAGYDEAAFQKLENKS; translated from the coding sequence ATGTGTACACGCTGTGGCTGGGTAGACGAAACCAAAGTAGATTATGTAGCCTATCATGACGACGAATGGGGAATGCCGGTTTTAGAAGATAATAAACTCTTCGAATTCATTACCCTTGAATCAGCCCAAGCAGGGCTTAGTTGGTACACTATATTGAAAAAGCGTTCAGGATATCGCACTGCATTTTGCCAATTTGATGTAGACCGAGTGGCCAAAATGACCGATGCAGATGTGGAACGTTTGCTTACGTTTGAGGGTATTGTGCGTAATAAAGCCAAAATTGCCGCAACTATTAATAACGCAAAAGCATTCAAACGTGTTCAGGAAGAGTTCGGAAGTTTTGCTCGCTATCAATGGCAATTTGTCAAATTTAGGCCCCTCGTTCGCACCGTAAAATCTAAAGCGGATTATCAAGCGACGAGCGACGAGAGTGATGCTTTCGCAAAAGACCTAAAGAAGCGTGGATTCAAGTTTCTGGGTTCGACAACGGTGTATGCCCATATGCAAGCATGTGGCATGATAAATGACCACCATGATGACTGCTTTAAGAAGAATGAGGTTATCGCTGGGTATGATGAAGCCGCATTTCAAAAATTAGAAAACAAGTCGTAG